A genomic stretch from Dama dama isolate Ldn47 chromosome 10, ASM3311817v1, whole genome shotgun sequence includes:
- the ELFN1 gene encoding protein ELFN1 produces MAACGRGAPWVWACVAAALLQVGGLVRGDCWLIEGDKGFVWLAICSQNQPPYEAIPQQINSTIVDLRLNENRIRSVQYAALSRFGNLTYLNLTKNEIGYIEDGAFSGQFNLQVLQLGYNRLRNLTEGVLRGLGKLEYLYLQANLIEAVAPGAFWECPNIVNVDLSMNRIQRLHSATFAGLARLSVCELYSNPFYCSCELLGFLRWLAAFANATQAHDRVQCESPPLYSGYFLLGQGRHGQRSILGKLQSVCTDSPYAAETRPVPGRPPPGRSPPPPPAPPAEPSEAPCADDECFSGDGTTPLVALPTLGPQAEARPLIKVKQLTQNSATITVQLPSPFTRMYTLEHFNNSKSSTVSRLTRAQEEIRLTNLYALTNYTYCVVSSSSGLHHNHTCLTICLPQPPSPPGPVPSPSTATHYIMTVLGCLFGMVLVLGAVYYCLRRRRRREGQQKQAAAAAGSLKKTIIELKYGPELEAPGLAPLSQGPLLGPEAVTRIPYLPAGPGEVEQYQLAEGGGTPKGSKGGYMEVRAAEQVERRDGEPGRPGPDSQSSVAEISTIAKEVDKVNQIINNCIDALKAESTSFQGSKPGAVSTAEPLASKRGFLAPTYQDTCGLQRHHSLEAAPGAPRASSSSSGSARSPRPYRAEPTALHEAKYIEKGSPAAEAILTVTPAAAVLRAEPEKGRQYGEHRHSYPGPHPAEPPAPPAPPESLGGRKASILEPLTRPRPRDLAYAPLSPQYHHLSYASSPEYACRASRSLWGRFRLSRRRHRDAGECVAAGHALRRKVQFAKDEDLHDILDYWKGVSAQHKS; encoded by the coding sequence ATGGCCGCGTGCGGGCGGGGGGCACCGTGGGTGTGGGCCTGCGTGGCGGCCGCCCTGCTACAGGTGGGCGGGCTGGTGCGCGGCGACTGCTGGCTCATCGAGGGCGACAAGGGCTTCGTGTGGCTGGCCATCTGCAGCCAGAACCAGCCGCCCTACGAGGCCATCCCGCAGCAGATCAACAGCACCATCGTGGACCTGCGGCTCAACGAGAACCGCATCCGCAGCGTGCAGTACGCGGCGCTCAGCCGCTTCGGCAACCTCACGTACCTCAACCTCACCAAGAACGAGATCGGCTACATCGAGGACGGCGCCTTCTCGGGCCAGTTCAACCTGCAGGTGCTGCAGCTTGGCTACAACCGGCTGCGCAACCTGACGGAGGGCGTGCTGCGCGGCCTGGGCAAGCTGGAGTACCTGTACCTGCAGGCCAACCTCATTGAGGCGGTGGCGCCCGGCGCCTTCTGGGAGTGCCCCAACATCGTCAACGTGGACCTGTCCATGAACCGCATCCAGCGCCTGCACAGCGCCACCTTCGCGGGGCTGGCGCGGCTCTCCGTGTGCGAGCTCTACAGCAACCCCTTCTACTGCTCCTGCGAGCTGCTGGGCTTCCTGCGCTGGCTGGCGGCCTTCGCCAACGCCACGCAGGCTCACGACCGCGTGCAGTGCGAGTCCCCGCCCCTCTACTCCGGCTACTTCCTGCTGGGCCAGGGCCGCCACGGCCAGCGCAGCATCCTGGGCAAGCTGCAGTCCGTGTGCACCGACAGCCCGTACGCGGCGGAGACGCGCCCTGTGCCCGGCCGCCCCCCGCCCGGCCgctcccccccaccgcccccggcGCCGCCCGCGGAGCCCAGCGAGGCCCCCTGCGCCGACGACGAGTGCTTCTCCGGCGACGGCACCACGCCGCTGGTGGCCCTGCCCACGCTGGGCCCGCAGGCCGAGGCCCGCCCCCTCATCAAGGTCAAGCAGCTGACCCAGAACTCGGCCACCATCACGGTGCAGCTGCCCAGCCCGTTCACCCGCATGTACACGCTGGAGCACTTCAACAACAGCAAGTCGTCCACCGTGTCCAGGCTGACGCGGGCCCAGGAGGAGATCCGCCTGACCAACCTGTACGCGCTCACCAACTACACCTACTGCGTGGTGTCCAGCAGCTCGGGCCTGCACCACAACCACACCTGCCTCACCATCTGCCTGCCGCAGCCGCCCAGCCCGCCGGGGCCCGTGCCCAGCCCCTCCACGGCCACCCACTACATCATGACCGTCCTGGGCTGCCTCTTCGGCATGGTGCTGGTGCTGGGCGCCGTTTACTACTGcctgaggcggcggcggcggcgggagggcCAGCAGAAGCAGGCGGCCGCGGCGGCCGGGAGCCTCAAGAAGACCATCATCGAGCTCAAGTACGGGCCCGAGCTGGAGGCGCCCGGCCTGGCGCCGCTGTCCCAGGGCCCGCTGCTGGGCCCCGAGGCGGTGACCCGCATCCCGTACCTGCCCGCTGGCCCCGGCGAGGTGGAGCAGTACCAGCTGGCGGAGGGTGGCGGGACGCCCAAGGGCAGCAAGGGCGGCTACATGGAGGTGCGCGCGGCGGAGCAGGTGGAGCGCAGGGACGGGGAGCCAGGCCGGCCGGGCCCCGACAGCCAGAGCTCGGTGGCTGAGATCTCCACCATCGCCAAGGAGGTGGACAAGGTCAACCAGATCATCAACAACTGCATCGATGCCCTCAAGGCCGAGTCCACCTCCTTCCAGGGCAGCAAGCCGGGGGCCGTGTCCACGGCCGAGCCGCTGGCCAGCAAGCGTGGCTTCCTGGCGCCCACCTACCAGGACACCTGCGGCCTGCAGCGGCACCACAGCCTGGAGGCCGCCCCGGGGGCCCCACgggccagctcctcctccagtGGCTCCGCCCGCAGCCCGCGGCCCTACCGCGCCGAGCCCACCGCGCTGCACGAGGCCAAGTACATCGAGAAGGGCTCGCCCGCGGCCGAGGCCATCCTCACCGTGACGCCTGCAGCCGCCGTGCTGCGGGCCGAGCCCGAGAAGGGCCGGCAGTACGGGGAGCACCGGCACTCGTACCCCGGGCCCCACCCCGCCGAGCCCCCCGCGCCGCCCGCGCCCCCTGAGAGCCTGGGCGGCCGCAAGGCCTCCATCCTGGAGCCGCTAACGCGGCCGCGACCCCGCGACCTGGCCTACGCGCCGCTGTCGCCGCAGTACCACCACCTGAGCTACGCCTCCAGCCCCGAGTACGCCTGCCGCGCCTCCCGCAGCCTCTGGGGCCGCTTCAGACTGAGCCGCCGGCGGCACCGGGACGCCGGGGAGTGCGTGGCGGCCGGCCACGCGCTGCGGAGGAAGGTGCAGTTCGCCAAGGACGAGGACCTGCACGACATCCTGGACTACTGGAAGGGCGTGTCGGCGCAGCACAAGTCCTGA